In Verrucomicrobiota bacterium, the following are encoded in one genomic region:
- the rsmD gene encoding 16S rRNA (guanine(966)-N(2))-methyltransferase RsmD, producing the protein MRIIAGIARSIPLFTPKDDSVRPAMDSTRAAIFSSLGDAVVGAECLDLFAGTGSIGLEALSRGASTCVFVEKNKMSLGLLKKNMEKTKLEGMVYPTDAVASLERFSEKGAKFDLVFADPPFTKRTDLKNNLLSNPEQRHFARELLENKFLPKILKPGGFFVLDSYDHDRFEVPAPWNIFREKVYGQVRVRFLILQSA; encoded by the coding sequence ATGAGAATTATCGCTGGAATCGCCCGTAGTATCCCCTTGTTCACCCCAAAGGATGATTCTGTCCGTCCCGCGATGGACTCCACTCGAGCAGCTATCTTTTCGTCACTCGGTGATGCCGTTGTCGGGGCTGAATGCCTCGACCTTTTTGCGGGGACAGGCTCAATCGGCCTCGAAGCCCTCAGCCGGGGAGCGAGTACATGTGTATTTGTCGAAAAAAACAAGATGAGTCTGGGGCTTCTCAAGAAAAATATGGAAAAGACCAAACTGGAAGGAATGGTTTATCCAACGGATGCGGTGGCTTCGCTTGAGCGCTTTTCAGAAAAAGGGGCAAAATTCGATTTAGTTTTTGCTGATCCACCCTTTACCAAACGAACCGACCTGAAGAACAATTTGCTCTCAAATCCCGAGCAGAGGCATTTTGCCCGTGAGCTCTTGGAAAATAAATTTCTCCCGAAGATACTGAAGCCTGGGGGCTTTTTTGTATTGGATAGTTATGATCATGACCGTTTCGAGGTTCCGGCACCCTGGAATATTTTCCGCGAGAAAGTCTATGGACAGGTGAGGGTGCGCTTTTTGATTTTGCAATCCGCCTAA
- the coaD gene encoding pantetheine-phosphate adenylyltransferase: MKRIVVYPGSFDPVTNGHLDVVERASRLFDEVIIAVAVNSDKHPLFTMEERKKMVLESTRHLPNVSIDGFDGLLVDYAMKKGACALVRGLRAVSDFEFEFQMALMNRQIQPAIETMFLMPKDTYAYLSSRIIKEIARLGGDISAFVPAHVKQAIFEKYNG, encoded by the coding sequence ATGAAAAGAATCGTAGTTTATCCTGGAAGTTTTGATCCTGTTACCAACGGCCATCTTGATGTAGTCGAACGGGCCTCCCGTCTTTTTGACGAAGTGATTATTGCCGTGGCGGTGAATTCTGATAAACACCCACTTTTTACGATGGAAGAACGTAAAAAAATGGTATTGGAATCAACTCGTCATTTGCCGAATGTCTCGATTGATGGTTTTGACGGTTTATTGGTGGATTATGCGATGAAAAAGGGTGCCTGCGCTTTGGTCCGGGGGTTACGCGCGGTCAGCGATTTCGAGTTTGAATTCCAGATGGCGTTAATGAACCGCCAAATCCAACCAGCCATTGAAACCATGTTTTTGATGCCAAAAGATACTTATGCTTATTTGAGCTCCCGTATTATTAAAGAGATTGCTCGGTTGGGTGGTGATATAAGTGCTTTTGTACCTGCCCATGTAAAACAAGCAATTTTCGAAAAATACAACGGGTAG
- a CDS encoding TonB-dependent receptor translates to MERAIQTTHQKALDINLDLAKYGTFAEIGAGQEVVRWFFQVGGAAGTVAKSMSAYDMTVSDAIYGKAQRYVCRERLEKMLDHEYELNIERLKAKRGATTQFFAFANTVAAKGYKGNSECHGWMGIRFQPIPQAPPSQIILHVRMWDKDNLSQQQALGIVGVNLIYAAFYYTMSPDTILESLLDSLSIRRTEVDMIEFSGPIFDGVDHRLLSLKLVQIGLTNAAMFSPDGKVLQPSEVLYKKPIILERGSFRPVSHTNIDILHSAHQQFITDLQAHNQEQELVLMEITMKNLMSTSNNGSIDYQDFLARADMLASVGKTVLISNYFEYFRLAGYLRRFTKEPIGITLGAKSLNELFDEKYYENLDGGILESFGRLFKNDIKVFVYPYLDDEGKLVTAASFEAPAGVQDLYNHLLKKGCIVGIEKYNPDYLKIFSRNLLKDIQSGKDGWEESVPPEVANIIKERGYLGYRINE, encoded by the coding sequence ATGGAACGAGCGATTCAAACCACCCATCAAAAAGCATTGGATATCAACCTCGATCTGGCAAAATACGGTACGTTTGCGGAGATCGGTGCTGGCCAAGAAGTCGTCCGCTGGTTCTTCCAGGTCGGCGGGGCGGCAGGAACGGTCGCCAAGAGTATGTCAGCTTATGATATGACAGTCAGTGACGCTATCTATGGGAAAGCACAGCGTTACGTCTGTCGGGAACGCCTCGAAAAAATGCTGGACCATGAGTACGAGCTCAATATCGAACGCCTCAAAGCTAAACGCGGGGCAACCACCCAGTTTTTTGCTTTTGCTAATACCGTCGCGGCAAAGGGTTATAAAGGCAACAGCGAATGCCATGGCTGGATGGGGATCCGTTTTCAACCCATCCCCCAAGCTCCCCCCAGCCAGATCATCCTCCATGTCCGGATGTGGGACAAGGATAACCTCTCCCAGCAACAAGCCCTCGGGATCGTGGGCGTGAATCTCATCTATGCCGCTTTCTACTATACGATGTCACCGGACACTATCCTCGAAAGCCTTCTCGATAGCCTCTCCATCCGAAGGACCGAGGTGGACATGATCGAGTTCTCCGGACCGATCTTCGACGGTGTGGATCATCGCCTCTTGTCCTTGAAACTTGTTCAAATCGGCCTGACCAATGCCGCGATGTTCTCCCCCGATGGTAAAGTCCTCCAACCCTCAGAGGTCCTTTACAAAAAACCGATTATCTTGGAGCGTGGCAGTTTCCGCCCGGTCAGTCACACAAATATCGATATCCTCCACTCAGCCCACCAGCAATTCATCACCGACTTACAGGCGCATAATCAAGAGCAGGAACTCGTCCTCATGGAAATCACCATGAAGAACCTGATGTCCACATCGAATAATGGATCCATCGATTACCAGGATTTCCTTGCCCGTGCAGACATGCTTGCCTCAGTCGGCAAAACCGTCCTGATCTCGAATTATTTTGAATATTTCCGACTCGCTGGATACTTGCGCCGTTTCACAAAAGAACCCATCGGGATCACCCTTGGCGCAAAAAGCCTGAATGAACTCTTCGATGAAAAGTATTATGAAAATCTGGACGGGGGCATTCTAGAAAGTTTCGGACGCCTCTTCAAAAACGATATTAAAGTCTTTGTGTATCCCTACTTGGATGATGAAGGTAAACTCGTGACTGCAGCGAGCTTTGAGGCTCCTGCTGGTGTCCAAGACCTTTATAACCACCTCCTGAAAAAAGGGTGTATAGTCGGAATCGAGAAATATAACCCCGACTACCTGAAGATTTTCTCCCGCAACTTGCTCAAGGACATCCAATCAGGAAAGGATGGATGGGAAGAATCTGTCCCTCCAGAAGTCGCTAATATCATCAAGGAACGCGGTTATCTCGGATACCGGATCAACGAATAG
- a CDS encoding phage holin family protein: MVKILFHWLVTAVGVWVAAYLVRGISYDSTTALVIAALILGVLNAVLKPILMLLTLPFILVTLGLFLLVINTVIFYLLGYLPGFHVAGFLDAFLGSIIVSIVSFFFYAIAKKD; the protein is encoded by the coding sequence ATGGTAAAAATATTATTTCATTGGTTGGTTACGGCTGTCGGGGTCTGGGTCGCTGCTTACTTAGTTCGTGGGATTTCCTATGATTCCACGACGGCCCTCGTGATAGCCGCCTTGATCTTGGGGGTGCTGAATGCTGTTTTAAAACCCATTCTCATGCTTCTGACCCTACCATTTATCCTGGTGACTTTGGGGCTTTTCCTGCTGGTTATTAATACAGTGATTTTTTATTTACTCGGGTACCTGCCCGGATTCCACGTCGCGGGATTCCTCGACGCATTTTTGGGTTCTATCATCGTGAGTATAGTGAGTTTCTTCTTTTACGCCATTGCCAAAAAAGACTGA
- the tsaD gene encoding tRNA (adenosine(37)-N6)-threonylcarbamoyltransferase complex transferase subunit TsaD has translation MSNVLGIETSCDETSVAIVDSEKNVRINLVSSQILRHKPYGGVVPEIASRAHLEMISPLVAKAFEETQMEPGQIDLVAATRGPGLASSLLIGLSFAKGLSLSLGKPFIGINHLHGHLLSPLLSGQIPAGALFPNISLIVSGGHTLLLHTRSSDDYTKIGSTLDDAAGEAFDKVAKLIGLEYPGGPMVDTIGASGNPHAFEFPRGLSKHQNYHFSFSGLKTAIRYFLEKQPADFIQKNLADICASAQEAICEVLVSKTIRAAMDHGVKVITVSGGVSCNTRLRHLFEANCARENIRLFLCPPLFSTDNAAMIALVASYLSDKGIKPGLDEDIAPNLGF, from the coding sequence ATGAGTAATGTACTGGGGATAGAAACTTCATGTGATGAAACATCCGTTGCAATCGTGGACTCCGAAAAAAATGTCCGTATCAATCTCGTTTCCTCTCAGATACTCAGGCATAAACCTTACGGCGGAGTTGTTCCCGAAATCGCTTCACGCGCCCACTTGGAAATGATCTCTCCCTTGGTAGCCAAAGCTTTCGAGGAAACACAAATGGAGCCTGGGCAAATTGATCTGGTGGCCGCGACACGGGGGCCAGGGCTGGCCAGCTCGCTGCTCATCGGATTATCCTTTGCCAAAGGACTGAGCCTGTCTCTCGGGAAACCATTTATCGGGATCAATCACTTACACGGGCATCTTTTATCCCCGCTTCTCTCGGGTCAGATACCAGCTGGGGCACTCTTCCCGAATATAAGCCTGATCGTGAGCGGAGGTCACACCCTCCTTCTTCATACGCGTTCGTCCGATGATTACACAAAAATCGGGTCGACTCTCGACGATGCCGCTGGTGAAGCTTTTGATAAAGTCGCAAAATTAATCGGCCTTGAATATCCCGGTGGGCCCATGGTCGATACAATCGGTGCCTCAGGAAATCCGCACGCGTTTGAATTTCCCCGGGGCCTGTCCAAACATCAAAATTATCATTTTAGTTTCAGTGGGCTCAAAACCGCCATCCGATATTTTCTTGAGAAACAACCGGCAGACTTTATCCAAAAGAACCTTGCCGACATTTGCGCCAGTGCCCAAGAAGCCATTTGCGAGGTATTAGTCTCGAAAACCATTCGTGCAGCAATGGATCACGGGGTCAAAGTCATTACAGTTTCCGGGGGAGTCTCCTGCAATACCCGCCTCCGCCACCTCTTTGAAGCAAATTGCGCCCGTGAAAATATCCGACTCTTCCTTTGCCCTCCCCTTTTCTCTACTGACAACGCTGCCATGATCGCCCTAGTGGCTTCATACTTGTCCGATAAAGGAATCAAACCGGGCCTGGATGAAGACATCGCTCCAAATCTAGGATTCTAG
- a CDS encoding S41 family peptidase: MKISRITCAIIAITVLNLFLGFKLNLISAVEDNSASKDDSYANIRLFTRVLETVRQGYVDGNKVTYQDLIYSALQGMLSSLDPHSQFMTPDSFSDMRESVQGEFIGLGIVISVKDSAIVIVSPMEDSPGARAGLISGDRIMKVDGKTTDNMPLGDVVKKLRGKPGDKVTLTIYRPKSKELQDYELVREIIKVDSVKDINGKKEFPLSDDKIGYIRVTQFNDPTDKEFNKAIETLEKQGMQGLILDLRNNPGGLLDKAVDICSLFIPTEQTVVSTEGRDGANKQLYKAKSTKKHNDYPMAILINGGSASASEIVAGCLQDLKRAVVVGETSFGKGSVQSVLPNEDGSAIRLTTAKYYTPNRRVIHENGVTPDIIVPITEQEERDLIISRMPSFEEDTVAVDASPAPAKKKVNDSQLERAKDVIRGIQIFAKRTQSNAPTATPVPPSTANK; this comes from the coding sequence ATGAAGATCTCCCGGATCACTTGTGCTATTATAGCAATCACTGTTCTTAACCTCTTTTTGGGGTTCAAGCTAAATTTAATCAGTGCTGTAGAGGATAACTCCGCGAGTAAAGATGATAGTTATGCGAATATTAGGCTTTTTACACGGGTTTTGGAAACGGTCCGTCAGGGATACGTCGATGGAAATAAAGTCACATATCAGGATCTGATCTATTCGGCCTTGCAAGGCATGCTCTCCTCCCTTGACCCCCATAGTCAATTCATGACCCCAGATTCTTTTTCGGATATGCGGGAATCTGTACAAGGCGAATTCATCGGACTCGGGATAGTCATCAGTGTTAAAGATAGTGCCATCGTCATCGTCAGTCCGATGGAGGATTCTCCAGGCGCACGTGCCGGCCTGATTTCTGGGGATAGAATCATGAAGGTCGATGGAAAAACAACCGACAACATGCCCCTCGGTGATGTGGTTAAAAAACTCCGTGGTAAACCCGGTGATAAAGTAACCCTAACAATCTACCGCCCGAAATCCAAAGAATTACAAGATTATGAATTAGTAAGGGAAATCATCAAAGTCGATAGCGTCAAAGATATTAACGGAAAAAAAGAGTTCCCCTTATCCGATGATAAAATCGGTTATATCCGTGTCACCCAGTTTAATGATCCCACAGACAAAGAATTTAATAAAGCTATTGAAACTCTCGAAAAACAGGGAATGCAAGGACTTATTCTCGATCTGAGGAATAACCCCGGTGGCCTCTTGGATAAAGCCGTGGATATTTGTAGCTTGTTTATCCCTACCGAACAAACCGTAGTCTCGACAGAAGGTCGTGACGGAGCCAATAAACAACTTTACAAGGCCAAAAGCACCAAGAAACATAATGATTACCCCATGGCCATCCTGATTAATGGCGGCAGCGCTAGTGCCAGTGAAATCGTGGCCGGATGCCTCCAGGACCTCAAACGTGCTGTTGTTGTCGGTGAAACGAGCTTCGGTAAAGGATCTGTCCAAAGTGTACTCCCTAATGAGGATGGTTCAGCCATCCGCCTGACCACTGCCAAATATTATACGCCTAACCGCCGGGTGATCCATGAAAACGGGGTGACCCCGGATATCATTGTTCCGATTACCGAGCAGGAAGAGCGCGACCTTATCATCTCACGCATGCCCTCCTTTGAAGAAGATACCGTCGCAGTGGACGCTTCCCCGGCTCCGGCGAAAAAGAAGGTTAATGATTCCCAGCTCGAAAGGGCTAAGGATGTCATCCGGGGTATCCAGATTTTCGCAAAACGCACTCAGTCAAATGCTCCGACTGCCACACCTGTTCCTCCTTCCACGGCGAATAAATAA
- the hpnD gene encoding presqualene diphosphate synthase HpnD: MASPNLTPQVNYLELNSSEITRKSGSNLAFCFAFLPEKRKRGMVIYYAFCRVVDDIADDPEVSLDAKKAQLDECRREIANCYAGKAQTALGRDIQSMLHDFPTIPRDYFEELINGVEMDLTVHRYTTFDELYQYCYRVASVVGLTSIEIFGYRNQSAKQYAIDLGLAFQLTNILRDIKKDALNGRIYIPSEELNRLGYPESDLLSFKESPAFFELARFQYDRAQDYYQKAALNLAPGDRRSMVAAESMRAVYHKLLTQLEKENFPIFQKDMSLGKLHKMWLITKIFLFFR, encoded by the coding sequence ATGGCTTCCCCTAACCTGACTCCCCAAGTGAATTACCTCGAACTCAACTCCTCTGAAATCACCCGTAAAAGCGGGTCAAACCTCGCTTTTTGTTTTGCATTCCTGCCGGAAAAACGCAAACGGGGTATGGTGATTTATTACGCTTTCTGCCGCGTGGTCGACGATATCGCCGATGATCCCGAGGTCAGTCTCGATGCAAAAAAGGCACAGCTTGATGAATGCCGCCGTGAAATAGCAAATTGCTACGCTGGGAAAGCTCAGACCGCACTGGGCCGAGATATCCAATCCATGCTCCACGATTTCCCTACTATCCCCCGTGATTATTTTGAAGAATTAATTAACGGGGTCGAGATGGATTTAACAGTCCACCGCTATACCACCTTTGACGAGCTTTACCAATACTGTTACCGGGTCGCTTCTGTCGTCGGGCTGACAAGTATCGAGATATTTGGTTATCGTAACCAAAGTGCAAAACAATACGCGATTGACTTAGGCTTGGCCTTCCAACTCACCAATATCCTCCGGGATATCAAAAAAGACGCTTTGAATGGACGCATCTACATCCCCTCGGAGGAATTAAACCGCCTGGGTTATCCCGAATCCGATCTCCTGTCATTTAAAGAATCCCCAGCATTTTTTGAATTAGCCCGGTTCCAATACGACCGTGCTCAAGATTATTATCAAAAAGCCGCCCTCAATCTCGCCCCTGGAGATCGCCGCTCCATGGTCGCTGCCGAATCAATGAGAGCTGTTTATCATAAATTATTGACACAGCTTGAAAAAGAGAATTTTCCCATCTTCCAAAAGGATATGTCTCTCGGTAAACTCCACAAAATGTGGCTCATCACCAAGATATTCCTCTTTTTTAGGTAA
- a CDS encoding iron-sulfur cluster assembly accessory protein, which produces MQATQQAFQQVMTMLSDQGLPLTKALRISIEDGGCSGRQYVMKIDDPGDSDFVLTNNDVKIIIDPISHDLLKDCMVDYVDTLSDSGFKIQNPLAKRSCGCGKSFEA; this is translated from the coding sequence ATGCAAGCAACTCAACAAGCTTTTCAACAAGTCATGACAATGCTCTCCGACCAAGGACTGCCATTAACCAAAGCCCTCCGTATTTCTATCGAGGATGGTGGCTGTAGTGGACGCCAGTATGTGATGAAGATTGATGATCCCGGTGACTCAGATTTTGTCCTCACAAATAATGATGTGAAGATTATTATCGATCCCATTAGTCATGATCTGCTCAAAGACTGTATGGTTGATTACGTGGATACCCTCTCCGATAGTGGTTTTAAAATTCAGAATCCTCTGGCCAAAAGAAGTTGTGGGTGTGGTAAATCTTTTGAGGCGTAA
- a CDS encoding cyclic nucleotide-binding domain-containing protein, producing the protein MLGQLSKVIHFPPNVLIFKQNEPSDALYIINKGVVEVYIESQDGKRKQSLGYLSRGDCLGEIGILTGATRSGNARTCEACSLQYFSEENFYKMIEVVPSFFHYLSTLLAERLRKTSHMALMNSNCLELSGNLANFDLVTLFQTIEHSSKTGELKIFDANSNEMGKFFFSKGTPNHARFGRLTGIQAVWQLFLMPDLEGNFAFYVTDSSLDHDAVIENQYSTTEILMNALQMRDEFQEMCALDEDSEQPFVPVGESLSVVDKKYGFVQEAIFAYIKISPKTVKQLCDELLFCHYYIYSAVQRLVETGQIK; encoded by the coding sequence ATGCTTGGACAATTGTCCAAAGTCATACATTTCCCCCCTAATGTGCTTATCTTTAAGCAGAATGAACCCAGTGATGCATTGTATATTATTAATAAGGGTGTCGTCGAAGTTTATATCGAAAGCCAGGACGGAAAACGTAAACAATCCCTCGGGTACCTCTCCCGCGGTGACTGTCTGGGTGAAATCGGAATCCTCACCGGTGCGACCCGTTCCGGGAATGCCCGCACTTGTGAAGCTTGTAGCCTTCAATATTTTTCGGAGGAAAATTTTTATAAGATGATCGAGGTGGTCCCAAGCTTTTTCCATTATCTCTCGACACTTTTGGCTGAACGGCTCCGCAAGACTTCCCACATGGCTTTGATGAATAGTAACTGCTTGGAGCTGAGCGGAAACTTGGCAAATTTCGATCTGGTCACGCTTTTCCAAACGATCGAACACAGTTCAAAGACAGGTGAACTCAAGATTTTTGATGCAAACTCCAACGAGATGGGGAAATTCTTCTTCAGCAAAGGTACTCCAAACCATGCAAGGTTCGGTCGACTTACCGGGATCCAAGCGGTTTGGCAGCTTTTTCTCATGCCTGATTTAGAGGGGAATTTTGCTTTTTATGTTACGGATAGTTCTCTGGACCATGATGCAGTCATTGAGAACCAGTATTCTACGACAGAAATCCTGATGAATGCGCTCCAGATGCGTGATGAATTCCAAGAGATGTGTGCCCTCGATGAAGATTCAGAACAGCCATTTGTTCCCGTAGGGGAGAGTCTGAGTGTCGTAGATAAAAAATACGGGTTTGTCCAAGAAGCGATTTTTGCTTACATCAAAATTTCTCCCAAAACAGTTAAACAACTTTGTGACGAATTACTTTTTTGCCATTATTATATTTACTCCGCGGTACAGAGGCTGGTAGAGACTGGTCAAATCAAATAA
- a CDS encoding carbon-nitrogen hydrolase translates to MSRKVKVAVMQTHASPDPRDNLKRHLALAEKAAKAGAQIICTQEMFTTQYFCQEENHKYFEFAEGIPDGPSTKAFCELAAQYKVVIVAALFEKRAAGVYHNTAAIIDADGTYLGKYRKMHIPDDPLFYEKFYFTPGDLGFKAWQTKYGKIGVLICWDQWYPEGARLTAMQGAEILFYPTAIGWHPSEKAQYGKAHHSSWETIQRSHAIANGCYVAAANRIGHEYIEGVGGDGLEFWGQSFITDTSGQILQKASIDQEEIIIQELDLDTVDTVRTHWPFLRDRRIDAYGDLTKRLID, encoded by the coding sequence ATGTCCCGTAAAGTCAAAGTAGCCGTAATGCAGACACATGCCTCACCTGATCCCCGGGATAATTTAAAACGCCATTTGGCCTTGGCAGAAAAAGCGGCTAAAGCGGGGGCGCAAATCATTTGTACCCAAGAGATGTTTACGACCCAGTATTTCTGCCAGGAGGAAAATCATAAATATTTTGAGTTTGCCGAAGGTATCCCTGACGGGCCGAGTACTAAAGCTTTTTGTGAACTGGCGGCTCAATACAAAGTCGTGATTGTCGCCGCCCTTTTTGAGAAACGGGCTGCTGGCGTGTATCATAATACCGCCGCTATTATTGATGCAGATGGCACCTATCTCGGGAAGTACCGCAAAATGCATATACCCGACGACCCACTTTTCTACGAGAAATTCTATTTCACCCCTGGGGATCTCGGATTCAAAGCTTGGCAAACAAAGTACGGTAAAATAGGGGTTCTGATTTGTTGGGATCAATGGTATCCAGAAGGGGCCCGCCTGACCGCTATGCAAGGGGCGGAAATTCTTTTTTACCCGACGGCGATCGGCTGGCACCCCAGCGAAAAAGCTCAGTATGGGAAAGCCCATCATTCTTCTTGGGAAACTATCCAGCGTTCCCATGCCATAGCAAATGGTTGTTATGTCGCAGCAGCAAATCGGATCGGCCACGAATATATCGAGGGTGTCGGTGGGGATGGGTTGGAGTTCTGGGGGCAAAGTTTTATTACTGATACCAGTGGACAGATTTTGCAGAAGGCGAGTATTGATCAAGAGGAAATCATCATTCAGGAGCTCGACCTGGATACAGTGGACACCGTCCGCACTCATTGGCCATTCCTCCGTGACCGTCGCATTGATGCCTACGGTGACCTGACAAAACGTTTAATTGATTAG
- a CDS encoding ABC transporter ATP-binding protein gives MSDAVEIKQLTKKFKLGWRRGTMTAVSNLDLTVSQGQVFGLLGPNGSGKSTTIKILLGLVSPTSGSASIFGQPCHKVETHRLIGYLPENPYFYHYLTGYETLQFFGKLAGLSGKKLKDRCQELLELVGLADGRQKRRLRGYSKGMLQRIGLAQALIHDPEILFLDEPTAGVDPVGSREIRDMILTLKERGKTILLCSHLLEQVQEVCDHICVLHSGKKILDGKMEDLAPVHNRYSITFEGITPENLKKIQDQVALLGGNVLETGHPKTTLEKLFLEAVEKAGPSYES, from the coding sequence ATGTCTGATGCAGTAGAGATCAAACAATTAACAAAAAAATTCAAGCTCGGATGGCGCAGGGGAACCATGACAGCCGTGTCGAATCTTGATTTGACTGTGTCTCAAGGTCAGGTATTTGGCCTATTAGGTCCGAATGGATCAGGCAAAAGCACGACAATTAAAATCCTACTTGGGTTAGTATCCCCGACGAGTGGGTCGGCGTCTATTTTTGGGCAACCTTGTCATAAGGTTGAGACACACCGATTAATCGGTTATTTACCGGAAAATCCCTATTTTTATCATTACCTGACTGGGTATGAGACTCTCCAGTTTTTTGGTAAATTAGCGGGATTATCCGGGAAGAAACTTAAAGACCGATGTCAAGAGCTCCTCGAGTTGGTCGGGCTGGCTGACGGCCGTCAAAAGAGGAGGTTGAGGGGATATTCCAAAGGAATGCTTCAACGGATCGGACTGGCCCAAGCCCTTATCCATGATCCGGAAATCCTCTTTTTAGATGAACCGACGGCGGGGGTCGATCCGGTGGGGTCACGGGAAATTAGGGATATGATTCTGACACTCAAGGAGCGTGGAAAAACAATCCTGCTTTGTTCCCATTTACTCGAACAGGTACAGGAGGTCTGTGACCATATCTGCGTACTCCATTCTGGAAAAAAGATTTTGGATGGAAAAATGGAGGATCTCGCACCGGTTCATAATCGGTATTCGATTACATTTGAGGGGATTACTCCCGAGAACCTTAAAAAGATCCAAGACCAAGTAGCCCTCTTAGGCGGGAATGTGTTGGAGACAGGGCATCCAAAGACAACCTTAGAGAAACTGTTTTTAGAAGCAGTGGAAAAAGCGGGGCCTTCTTATGAAAGCTGA
- a CDS encoding metallophosphoesterase family protein: MRYAIFGDIHANLEALEAVMADAKASRVTHHCCLGDVVGYNANPRECLEIVRNMNCPVVKGNHDEQASNDDDFEGINPLASFAMQWTRDQLNADEKQYLRDLKMVRQVGAFTIVHATLDTPHRWGYVFDQLAAAASFSYQNTSLCFFGHTHVPLAFTRDMSVHGGPYDTVRMELGKKYFINVGSVGQPRDGNPKASYAIYDTVTQLVQLRRIDYNIELTQQKILDAGLPKRLAERLTVGK; this comes from the coding sequence ATGAGATACGCAATATTTGGGGATATACATGCCAATCTTGAAGCTTTAGAGGCCGTGATGGCTGATGCCAAGGCTTCCCGAGTCACCCATCATTGCTGCTTGGGTGATGTGGTGGGGTACAATGCCAATCCCCGCGAGTGCCTAGAAATCGTCAGGAATATGAATTGCCCTGTCGTCAAAGGTAACCATGACGAACAAGCCAGTAATGATGATGATTTTGAGGGGATCAACCCCTTGGCCAGTTTTGCCATGCAGTGGACAAGGGATCAACTAAACGCGGACGAGAAGCAATACCTGCGCGATTTAAAGATGGTTCGCCAAGTCGGTGCCTTTACCATTGTCCATGCCACCTTGGACACTCCCCACCGTTGGGGATATGTCTTTGACCAGCTTGCTGCCGCCGCGAGTTTCAGTTACCAGAATACTTCCCTCTGTTTTTTCGGTCATACCCATGTGCCTTTGGCATTCACCCGGGATATGTCCGTCCATGGTGGCCCTTATGATACAGTCCGTATGGAGCTTGGGAAAAAATATTTCATTAATGTCGGTAGTGTCGGACAACCCCGCGACGGTAATCCTAAAGCCTCCTATGCCATTTATGATACCGTGACGCAATTGGTCCAGCTAAGGCGTATTGATTATAATATCGAATTGACCCAGCAGAAGATCCTCGATGCGGGCTTGCCAAAGCGTTTAGCGGAAAGATTAACTGTGGGAAAATAG